From a single Miscanthus floridulus cultivar M001 chromosome 8, ASM1932011v1, whole genome shotgun sequence genomic region:
- the LOC136475175 gene encoding 3-ketoacyl-CoA synthase 12-like, whose translation MELLALLTVLLLAHAVAYLAWQAVSRRRRACCYLLDYACHKPSDDRKVTTEMAGDVIERNKRLGLPEYRFLLKVIVNSGIGEHTYCPRNVLQGREESPTHDDALEEMDDFFTDAVAGVLAKTGVRARDVDLVVLNVGSFSPAPSLVSRLVHRFGMREDVMAYNLSGMGCSAGLIAVDLARNVMLTRPRTTMALVVTSESCTPNWYVGTDKSMMLGNCLFRCGGAAALLTNDPAFRGLAKMELRCLVRANIGAHDDAHAAAVHREDADGRLGVSLSKALPKAAVRAFTENLQRLAPRILPARELARFVSRLLLRKLLLGPRNNSKAEGGGSSPKIDFKTGVDHFCLHPGGTAVIEAVRKSLGLTAHDVEPARMTLHRWGNTSASSLWYVLSYMEAKRRLKRGDRVLMVTFGSGFKCNSCYWEVTRDLADAGAWEDCIDEYPPETLVNPYMDKFGWLNDLQGQGSGFIF comes from the coding sequence ATGGAGCTGCTGGCCCTGCTCACCGTGCTGCTGCTGGCGCACGCCGTGGCGTACCTGGCGTGGCAGGCCgtgtcgcgccgccgccgcgcgtgcTGCTACCTGCTGGACTACGCGTGCCACAAGCCCTCCGACGACCGCAAGGTCACCACCGAGATGGCCGGCGACGTCATCGAGCGCAACAAGCGCCTGGGCCTCCCCGAGTACCGCTTCCTCCTCAAGGTCATCGTCAACTCCGGCATCGGCGAGCACACCTACTGCCCGCGCAACGTGCTGCAGGGCCGGGAGGAGTCCCCCACCCACGACGACGCGCTGGAGGAGATGGACGACTTCTTCACCGACGCCGTGGCCGGGGTGCTCGCCAAGACGGGCGTCCGCGCGCGCGACGTCGACCTGGTCGTCCTCAACGTGGGCTCCTTCTCCCCGGCGCCGTCCCTGGTGTCCAGGCTggtccaccgcttcggcatgagGGAGGACGTCATGGCGTACAACCTCTCCGGGATGGGCTGCAGCGCGGGGCTCATCGCCGTCGACCTCGCCCGGAACGTGATGCTCACGCGGCCGCGCACCACCATGGCGCTCGTCGTCACCTCCGAGTCGTGCACGCCCAACTGGTACGTCGGCACCGACAAGTCCATGATGCTCGGCAACTGCCTCTTCCGCTGCGGCGGCGCCGCGGCGCTGCTCACCAACGACCCGGCGTTCCGCGGGCTCGCCAAGATGGAGCTGCGCTGCCTCGTGCGCGCCAACATCGGCGCGCACGACGACGCGCACGCCGCCGCCGTGCACCGCGAGGACGCAGACGGCCGCCTCGGCGTCAGCCTCAGCAAGGCGCTGCCCAAGGCCGCCGTGCGCGCCTTCACCGAGAACCTGCAGCGCTTGGCGCCGCGCATCCTCCCCGCCCGCGAGCTCGCGCGCTTCGTGTCCCGCCTCCTCCTCCGCAAGCTCCTGCTGGGACCCCGCAACAACAGCAAGGCGGAGGGCGGCGGCAGCAGCCCCAAGATCGACTTCAAGACAGGCGTGGACCACTTCTGCCTCCACCCCGGAGGGACGGCGGTGATCGAGGCGGTGAGGAAGAGCCTGGGCCTCACCGCCCACGACGTGGAGCCGGCGCGGATGACGCTGCACCGGTGGGGGAACACGTCGGCGAGCAGCCTCTGGTACGTGCTCTCCTACATGGAGGCGAAGCGGCGGCTCAAGCGCGGGGACAGGGTGCTCATGGTCACCTTCGGCTCCGGCTTCAAGTGCAACAGCTGCTACTGGGAGGTGACCAGGGACCTCGCTGACGCCGGCGCGTGGGAGGACTGCATCGACGAGTACCCGCCGGAGACGCTGGTCAACCCCTACATGGACAAGTTCGGCTGGCTCAACGACCTCCAGGGACAGGGGAGCGGCTTCATATTTTAA